TGGTATCAGAGGCATTTCAGCTCAGTCGTGGACTTCAAAAATGAGTACAGCTGTTTGTTGCAGTCAGACCCAAGAGATCATAATACACTGCCTTTACTGCACGACAGCGTTATGAATTGCTCTGAAAGTACCATCAACAGCTCTTTCCAAGCCTTTGGGTTTATTCATGATGCCCAGGTTGGTGACAGGCTGATTGTACACTGTGACAGCAGAATCAGCGATACGGGCACACAGTTTGTATGGGTTAGTCCAGACAATAGATTGCTGGAGCCAGACAGGGACACCGATAACTTCAAGGTGTTTCCTAATGGCAGCCTGGAGATAACAGATGCCCAGCTAGAGAACTCAGGGCTGTATTCCTGCATTGCAATAAATAAGAAAAGACTATTAAATGAAACCATAGAGGTCAGAATAAATGTTAGCAATTTCACAGTGAACAGGTCCCACGCTCATGAAGCATTTAATACAGCTTTTACCACCCTTGCTGCCTGTGTGGCCAGTATTATTTTAGTGCTGCTGTATCTCTATCTGACCCCCTGCCCGTGTCAATGTAAggcaaaaaagaggaaaaggaagctgAACCAAAGCAGTGCCCACCCGTCCATACTGAATTCCGCACTGCCGCAGGAGCTGCCAGCCGACGagaagaaggccagcactggTAAACGGGTGGTTTTCCTGGAACCCGTGCACGAACCAAAACAGAGTCAGAATGGGAAAGTAAAACTGTTCCCCAATGACAGTGTCATTACAGAGAGCATCTTAAAAACTACTCGAACAAAATCCGACTCTGACTCTGTCAACTCTGTGTTCTCAGATACGCCTTTCATGCCGCCAGCTTAGTTTGCTGCCTGTGTTTGTATCGTGCAGTTCCATTTCTGAATACCTCCTTTGCCTGTAGCAAACCATCAggacaaacaaataaaaagagataaaatgttttaaaaaaaggtaCGTTTTGTCAGTCCTTGAACTGTGTCTCCTCTCTGTACGGGCCACGCAGCAGTGATAGCTTGTTCAGGAAAAGCAAACAGCTTGTCACTACTGTGAATGGTTTAAATGCAAGCTCAGCCTCGGTTTTACTCTCTGGTCCATACACAGCAATTTCTCATGAATGTTTAGAGACACTTCCAGTGCATACAGCTGactctgcagaggcagaggctgACTCCTATGCAACACCCAGTCATGCTGATAACTCAGCTCTTCTGAAGTGTGCACAGAAGCAGCTTATGGCTAAGGAGAAAAATGTCCAGACTTCCTGCAATTCCTTTCATAGCCTCATAAAATCTTTACATAAAATCACTACAGGAAAAAAGTCATGATTTTTCTTGGACTGCTTGGCACAAAAGGATTTGCCACCAGAGCACCTAGCAGCACTGGGTAAACGTTTGTGGCTTTCAGCTAATAACGTATTTGCAAATAATTGCTTAAAAGCATTAAATGAGGGgcataataataattttattcaaAACATAGTCATGAGATTACTTGTGAAgtgtatttgtatttgtttaTAAATGTTTAATGTAATGAAAACAGGTAAAAGTTAATATGCTACCTGTGCAGTTGCCTCAGTCAAAACCTGAAAGTTGTCAGGCATGAGGACATACAAATCAGCAGTAACTTTTTAAGCTGTGATAACTGGATTAATTATAACCAATTGTCTTAACCTCTGCTGCTCACTGTATGCTTGGCATCACATGTGGTAAACAAATCTGCCACCATCACCAGGGCTTCTGCTTCATCTTAGGGGTGAGTGACTTCTCTTCAAAGATAATTGTAAAATCAGggaaattttttaattttttttcagtggcaCACAGTTTCTGTAGCCTTATTAAATTTGATCCTAaagttttttcttaaaagagGAAATGCAGTATTTGGACAAActcatgaaaatataaaagactTTACACACTCTAAATTCAGAAAACACAGATTGTACCTAGACTTGGCCCTTGTCTGTACTATACTGCTTTCTTTCTTGCATGTATCACAGTCAAAGTTTATGAGTCTGGTAAAACTGACCTGGACTTGTTATGCAATATGGGTTGCATGGAGCATGTATTGTAATGAGCATTCTGTTCTattagcattttctttttctattatatataccccccccccctttttttttaaagcttgtaTACCttgaggctgggctggacttTTCCAATCTTCCTCCCATTAAGTGATAAGTAGCAACTTCAAAGGAGTTTCTCAGTAATTACAGCTTACCAAAGACAAGTAAATAGAGCATGTTTGTCTCATTCTATTTTGGGGGAATATGCTAAAAGAGAAAGGATAAACTAAATCAGAATCAAAGGGCTACATGGTATGGCAaccataatttattttcaagcaGCTTACTGTAACAGCCACTTGCCattttttgtgatttattttgaGAGGCATGTCAACATGCTAAAGCTTATATCTGGCTGAGCCAAAGCTATTGATTTGCTACGGAGAAATCCTGATGTAGCTAATTGTTTGAAGACAAGCTATCTGACAAACAGATTAGTTCAGGAAGCAGTGTCTCTGTATTGTGTACAAAGTACGTGGAATTATAAAAAAGCTGGAGACATTAACTCAGATTCAGGGAAATCGAAAATGCAAGTTATGTTTCTAGGTAGAGGATAATAAATATTGaggagaggaaaatgaacagaagTTTGGgtcttttattttacatttatctgtgtaaatttaaaaataacttctgCTGTCAAGCAGGGTAGTGTCCCTTCATAAAGCTCTTTCCCTCTTTCATCTGTGTATATGCAGTAACTAAAAATCTATATTTTTACATATAAAGTATGATGAAAAAACAATGTCTTTGCTGAAATCAGGTTGAGTCATCTGTCTCTGTGGCAAAGGTTTGACATTGTCTCCTCtcaaagacttctttttttcctaaattttacTAAGCTGCATGATTTCCTCCTATTTCACATGTATGGTTGGCGAGCGAGTGGATGTCCTCTGTGTTGTGCAAGGAGATGATGGGTGACCCAGGGCCAAAGGGCTGAAATGGTGGTGAGGCAGAGTGGGAGGCAGAGAGACAAGTACTCTGCAGACAGTTGTGCCGCTCAGTTACAGCTCTGGGCAGATGTTACGCTCTCTTGTCACACATCAGGTTGATTGACCCAGATTTCAGTGTTTACACAAGAGCGCGGATGGTCAGTTCCAAATtgggcagaaaaagaaaacaggcagTTGTCAGTATGGCTGG
This Agelaius phoeniceus isolate bAgePho1 chromosome 5, bAgePho1.hap1, whole genome shotgun sequence DNA region includes the following protein-coding sequences:
- the AMIGO2 gene encoding amphoterin-induced protein 2, whose protein sequence is MSLNWWTLPTRLGVVRANCRGLACLLVFTVSVCGSAPGMCPAACICASDIISCTNKNLTRVPGNLYKCMKRLDLSYNRIGILEPEWVPVLSEKLNTLIVNHNSISSISTGSFSTTPNLKYLDLSSNSLKTLGSPVFQELKELEVLLLYNNQITQIESLAFGGLYKLQKLYLSYNLVSHFPLDLYVGKHKLTDLVLLDISFNHIQTMPVQRLSSVPAKQLSGIYLHGNPFYCDCVLYSMLVFWYQRHFSSVVDFKNEYSCLLQSDPRDHNTLPLLHDSVMNCSESTINSSFQAFGFIHDAQVGDRLIVHCDSRISDTGTQFVWVSPDNRLLEPDRDTDNFKVFPNGSLEITDAQLENSGLYSCIAINKKRLLNETIEVRINVSNFTVNRSHAHEAFNTAFTTLAACVASIILVLLYLYLTPCPCQCKAKKRKRKLNQSSAHPSILNSALPQELPADEKKASTGKRVVFLEPVHEPKQSQNGKVKLFPNDSVITESILKTTRTKSDSDSVNSVFSDTPFMPPA